The following DNA comes from Halorhabdus tiamatea SARL4B.
TGCGGGTCCCGACCGTCGAGTCGGCGGCGCTCCGGGATCGGATCGCGAGCGCGACCAGTGGGCGGGCGACGGTCGAGGAGTCCGTTGAGCAGTGATGTGATCTGGGTGCAGCGGGGAAACGCTCATCTATGACTGTTCTCTACTTATGAATAATGAGTGACTCAGAACAATCAGACAACTCTGAAAAAGAGGTCGTCGCGGTCACCAAACACGGCCAGGCGACCATTCCCAAGCGGTTCCGCGAGAAACTCGGGATCGACGCGCCTGGAAAAGTGCTCTTTCGGGAAACCGAGGACGGAACGGTGATCGTCGAAGACGTCCGTTCGCCGAGCGAGATGCGGGGGTTCGCCGCCCGCAGTGAAGCCTCGACCGAAAAGTCTGCGACCGAAATCCTTCGTGAGAAGCGTGAGCGCGACCGGAACGAACGTGATGCGGCGTTTCAATCGGAGGAGTGATGTCGGTCCCGGATCCCGTCGTCTTCGACGCTGAGCCGCTCGTTGCCCATGCTGAGGACGAACCCGGAAGCGACGTGGTCGAGACGTATCTCGATGCTGTCGCGGTCGAGGACGCGACCGGCTACGTCAGCCGCGTGAACCTCACGGAATTCCGGTATACGATCGCGAGGAAATACGATCGCCCCACTGCCGACGAGTATCTCGACTGGCTCACTGAGCTCGGGGTCGAGCCGGTCGACGTTGCGGCGGTGTGGACGGCGGCGGCTGAGTGCGTCCTCAGGCACAACCCGGCGCTTGGTGATGCCTTCGCGCTGGCGACCGCCGAACACCTCGACGGGACGCTGCTAGTTGGAGGGGATGACGACTACGACGGGGTCACGGATATACCGATAGAGCGGTTCCGCGATGGCGGCGTTTGAGCGGTGGACCGTTGCACAGCACCACTTACGTCGTCCGGAACGCGCGGTCGCCGGCGTCGCCCAGCCCAGGGACGATGTAGCCGTCGTCGTCGAGGTGGTCGTCGACCGCGACGGTCAGGAGTTCGACGTCGGGGAACTCCTCGCGGAGTCGATCGAGGCCCTCGGGTGCGCTGACTGCCGAGAGGACGATCACGCGCTCGGGGTCGACGCCGTCGAGGACTTCCTCGAGGACGGCACACATCGTCGACCCGGTCGCGAGCATCGGGTCGGCGAGGATAAGCGTGTCCTCGTCGTGGATCTCCGGCAGTTTCTTGTACTCGATGGAGATGTTGAATCGCCCCTCGCTGTCCATGCCCCCCTCCTCGTCGCGGCCGGCGGAGATGACGCCCTGCTTCGCGCGCGGGAAGGCCTTGAGCAACCCCTCGACGAACGGCGTCGCCGCCCGGAGGACGTTGACGATCACGACGTCGTCCATCTCGCCGACGCGCTCGCCCTCGGTCGTTGTGAGGGGCGTCTCGACGGTGACGGGTTCGCTCTCTAAGAGGCCGTCGACGATCTCGTAGCCACAGATCCGGCCGAGTTTCACGAGTCCCTTCCGGAAGGCGACCTGTTCAGTCTCGACGTCTCGCAGTCGTGTGAGCGTGTCCCGGGCCAGCGCGTGGGAGACGACCTTCGCGCGTTCGTGGTCTTCGATAGTCATCGTCGATACTGTCGCCAGCCCGCCTCAAAGGCGTTGATATTCATTGGCGTCGTGATCGCTGTGCGTCCGTCTCTGGCAGGGGTGAGACTCACACACGCCGATAAGGCTTATACACATCGGCCCCCAGGCATTCCACCAACGGGGGCGACGCGGAACGCGTCGTTCCCGAGATATCATGGACGAGAGCGTCTCCGGATTCAAAGTTCGCGGCGGCTGGGTCGACGTGGTCGAACACGGCGAGCGCATCACACGTGCGCTCCGGGAACTCGCCGACGAACACGACGTCGACGAGGATGCCTTAGCGGAGTTCGACGACTGGCGACCCAAGAGCCACGAGCGACTCGACGAGGACGTCAACGAAAAGACCGCCCAGCAGGCCCGTCTCGACGAGGGGAAGGGCGAGAAACAGGGCAAAGATCCCGACGACGACCTCCGGACGGCCGGCGAGAAACTCGCCGATTCGTATGAAAACTTAGACGAACCCGACGAGGCCGTCGACGCGTGGGGCGAGTCGATCGATTACGTCGCTCGCGCCGCCGATTCGGCCGGCCGGAAGGCGATCCGGGCGGTCGAGGATACAGTCTATCGCAACGTCATGACGCAGGTTGCTCCCTATTACTTCGACAACGACCTCATCAGCGCGAACCTCCGGCGCATCGACGGCGAGGACCCCGAGTACGTCTTCGAGGTCAACGTCAACGACGACGACCTCAAGATTCGCGTCTCGAACAAACTCGCCGATCTTGACCAGGAAGTCGACCGCTGGCACATCGACGCGCCGAAGGAGACTGATGCCTCCGCGGCTGCCGAGGGCGTCGAGGTTCCGGACGAGGACCGCGAGTGGACCGACTCGACGACGACGTGATCGTCGCGTCGCGGACTGATTCGAGCGCGCGACCGTAGAGTATTCCCTCGCCGAGACTGAACGCCACTCAATGGGACTTCTCGTCACGGTCGCGACGCTCGTCGTCGCCGCGCTGGCGGGGCTGTTCATGGCGTGGGCGATCGGTGCGGGCTCGTCGGGTTCGACTCCCTTTGCGCCTGCCGTCGGAGCCAACGCCATCTCGGTGATGCGGGCGGCCTTCGTCGTCGGCCTGCTCGGACTGGCGGGCGCGGTGCTCCAGGGTGCGAACGTCTCCGAGACGGTCGGGTCCGGACTTATTCTGTTCCCTGACGGCGGCGGATTGACTCCGGCCGCTTCGATCTTGCTGCTCCTCATCGCCGGCGGCCTGGTCGCCGTCGGCGTGTTCAGCGGCTACCCGATCGCGACGGCTTTTACGGTGACCGGCGCAGTCGTCGGTGTCGGGCTGGCGCTGGGGGGCCAGCCGGCCTGGGGAACCTATCAGGAGATCGTCGCGCTGTGGGTCGCGACGCCGTTTCTGGGCGGCGGGATCGCCTACGTCACCGCCCGGTGGCTCCAGAGCGGGGTCGGCGGCGAGAACCGTATCGTCGCCGCACTGGCCGCTCTCGTCGGCGTCATCGTCTCGAACGTCGAGTTCAGCGTCCTCGGGGAAGCCGGCGAGGGGGCGTCGATCGCGGTCGCCGTCTCGCGAGCGGCAGGTGACCCCGCGTTCGGCCCCGTGGCAGTGACCGTCGTCGTGGCCGGTCTGTCCGCCGGCGTCCTCTATCGATCCCTCCGGACCGACCGGGCGGCCGCCCAGCGACAGTTCTTGCTCGTCCTCGGCGGGTTGGTCGCCTTCTCGGCGGGCGGAAGTCAGGTCGGCCTCGCCGTCGGCCCCGTCCTCCCGGTCGTCGATCCCTACGACGTCCCGCTGCTCGCGGTGCTGTTCGGCGGCGGGCTCGGACTGCTCGCGGGTTCCTGGACCGGCGCGCCCCGGATGATCAAGGCGCTGAGCCAGGACTACTCCTCGCTGTCCCCGCGGCGGTCGATCGCGGCGCTGATCCCCGCGTTCGCGATCGCCCAGACGGCTGTCTTCTTCGGGATCCCGGTCTCGTTCAACGAGATCATGGTGAGTGCCATCGTTGGCAGCGGCTTCGCCGCCGGTGACGCGGGAATCAGCCGGGCGAAAATGGGCTACACTGTCCTGGCGTGGGTCGGCTCGCTCGCGCTCGCGCTGGCCGCCGGCTACGCTGGCTATACGTTGCTCGCGATGGTGTGACCGGGCCGACGGTCGCGACCTCAGTCTCCGCCGTCGTCGGTCTCCGGGGCGTCGTCCGCTTCGTCCGTCGCTTCGAGTGTGTCCGCCTCTTCCAGACGCGAGATGCGGGCCTTCATGATCCGGGTGTTCTCGACCTGTTCGACGTGAATCCGGACGCCCTCGTACTCGATGGACTCACCCTCCTCGACGAGTCGCCCGGCCCGGTTGAAGATGAACCCGGCGATGGTCTCGAACTCCTCGCCCTCCGGGAGGTCGATGTCGAGGGCCTCGTTGACCTCCTCGATGTTGACCTCGCCTTTGACGGTCACGGTGTCGTCGTCGACGAACTCGATGGGAACCTCTTCTTCGCCCTCTAAGATCTCGCCGACGATCTCCTCGGTGAGGTCCTCCATCGTCACGAGTCCCTCGGTGGTCCCGAACTCGTCGATGACGATTACCATGTGGAGGCGTTCGGCACGCATCTCGGCCAGCAGTTCGTCGACGTTCTTGCTCTCGGGGACGTGCAAGGTCGGCTCGATCACGGCGTCGAGGTCGGCATCCGCAGCGCCGCCGTAGTCGCGATCCCGGACGAGGTCCCTGATGTGGACGACGCCGATGACGTTGTCGAGGCTCCCCTCGTAGACCGGCAGGCGAGCGTGGCCGCTGTGGACACACTCAGTGATTGCCTCCTCGATCGTGGCGTCGGCGGAGATGGCATCCATGTCCAGCCGCGGCGTCATGACCTCTTTGGCGATCGTTCGGTTGAATCGGAGCGTCCGCTGGAGCATCTGGCGCTCCTCCTCGTCGAGGACGCCTTCTCGCTCGCCGGTCTGGATCATGTCCCTGATCTCCTCGCGTGTCACGTAGGATGTCTCGATGGCAGCGTCACTCCCGGTCGCCCACGTGATGACAGTCGTCATCTTATCGAAGAGGACGACCAACGGATACAACAGCCGCTCGGACCATTTCAGGGGCTTTGAGATGGACAGCGCCCACGATTCGGTGTTCTCGACGGCGTAACTCTTCGGGGCGATCTCGCCGAAGAGCAGTACCAGGGTTGTGATCCCGAAGGTACTGACGGCAACCGACTGGCTCCGGGTGAGATACTCGGCCAGCAGTCCCGTCGAGATCGAGGACATCGCGATGTTGACGATGTTGTTGCCGACCAGGATCGTCACGAGCAACTTGTGGGGATCGGCTTTCAACGACTGGAGCGTCTCCGCGCCAGGCATCCCGTCCTCGACTAAGACCTCGATCCGGTGAGCCGGCAGGGAGAACATCGCGATCTCCGAGGAGCTATAGAAGGCCGACAGACCGAGCAACACGAGTATCGTCACGCCGCCGAGGGCCGTGATAAGCTCGGTCGAAAGGCTCACGTCGAATACCGTTACCGCGAGGGGCCAGCTAGTTTCGATGGGGGCTGCTGCTACAGGATCCATCAGACGCCGAGACTTGCCAGCGCTCTAAATTAAGGCTTGTTATGTGTACTGGTAGCATGTGCCTGTCGTCGCCAGTGTCTCCGTTCGCCCACCGGCCGCCGCCGAAGGGCTTACACGGCGGTCATCGTTACTCCGAGTGTGAGCCACGATGTCAGGTGAGGATCGGCTGGCGGCGGCGACTGCCGTCGTCGAGGACGGTGGGTTGGTCGTCTACCCGACCGAGACCGTCTACGGGCTCGGCGCGGACGCCCTCGACCCGGATGCGGTCGAATCGGTCTTCGAAACCAAGCGACGGGATCGCGACGACCCGCTCTCGC
Coding sequences within:
- a CDS encoding hemolysin family protein, with product MDPVAAAPIETSWPLAVTVFDVSLSTELITALGGVTILVLLGLSAFYSSSEIAMFSLPAHRIEVLVEDGMPGAETLQSLKADPHKLLVTILVGNNIVNIAMSSISTGLLAEYLTRSQSVAVSTFGITTLVLLFGEIAPKSYAVENTESWALSISKPLKWSERLLYPLVVLFDKMTTVITWATGSDAAIETSYVTREEIRDMIQTGEREGVLDEEERQMLQRTLRFNRTIAKEVMTPRLDMDAISADATIEEAITECVHSGHARLPVYEGSLDNVIGVVHIRDLVRDRDYGGAADADLDAVIEPTLHVPESKNVDELLAEMRAERLHMVIVIDEFGTTEGLVTMEDLTEEIVGEILEGEEEVPIEFVDDDTVTVKGEVNIEEVNEALDIDLPEGEEFETIAGFIFNRAGRLVEEGESIEYEGVRIHVEQVENTRIMKARISRLEEADTLEATDEADDAPETDDGGD
- a CDS encoding DUF5828 family protein, with translation MDESVSGFKVRGGWVDVVEHGERITRALRELADEHDVDEDALAEFDDWRPKSHERLDEDVNEKTAQQARLDEGKGEKQGKDPDDDLRTAGEKLADSYENLDEPDEAVDAWGESIDYVARAADSAGRKAIRAVEDTVYRNVMTQVAPYYFDNDLISANLRRIDGEDPEYVFEVNVNDDDLKIRVSNKLADLDQEVDRWHIDAPKETDASAAAEGVEVPDEDREWTDSTTT
- a CDS encoding inorganic phosphate transporter, yielding MGLLVTVATLVVAALAGLFMAWAIGAGSSGSTPFAPAVGANAISVMRAAFVVGLLGLAGAVLQGANVSETVGSGLILFPDGGGLTPAASILLLLIAGGLVAVGVFSGYPIATAFTVTGAVVGVGLALGGQPAWGTYQEIVALWVATPFLGGGIAYVTARWLQSGVGGENRIVAALAALVGVIVSNVEFSVLGEAGEGASIAVAVSRAAGDPAFGPVAVTVVVAGLSAGVLYRSLRTDRAAAQRQFLLVLGGLVAFSAGGSQVGLAVGPVLPVVDPYDVPLLAVLFGGGLGLLAGSWTGAPRMIKALSQDYSSLSPRRSIAALIPAFAIAQTAVFFGIPVSFNEIMVSAIVGSGFAAGDAGISRAKMGYTVLAWVGSLALALAAGYAGYTLLAMV
- the upp gene encoding uracil phosphoribosyltransferase, which produces MTIEDHERAKVVSHALARDTLTRLRDVETEQVAFRKGLVKLGRICGYEIVDGLLESEPVTVETPLTTTEGERVGEMDDVVIVNVLRAATPFVEGLLKAFPRAKQGVISAGRDEEGGMDSEGRFNISIEYKKLPEIHDEDTLILADPMLATGSTMCAVLEEVLDGVDPERVIVLSAVSAPEGLDRLREEFPDVELLTVAVDDHLDDDGYIVPGLGDAGDRAFRTT
- a CDS encoding AbrB/MazE/SpoVT family DNA-binding domain-containing protein, producing MSDSEQSDNSEKEVVAVTKHGQATIPKRFREKLGIDAPGKVLFRETEDGTVIVEDVRSPSEMRGFAARSEASTEKSATEILREKRERDRNERDAAFQSEE
- a CDS encoding PIN domain-containing protein — its product is MSVPDPVVFDAEPLVAHAEDEPGSDVVETYLDAVAVEDATGYVSRVNLTEFRYTIARKYDRPTADEYLDWLTELGVEPVDVAAVWTAAAECVLRHNPALGDAFALATAEHLDGTLLVGGDDDYDGVTDIPIERFRDGGV